From Pleurocapsa sp. PCC 7319:
GCCACAGAATCTAATTTTAATCGGCTTAGTTCTGCTTCTCGCAATTCCTCGCCAGTCTGAATTTTGGCTAATACTTCTTCTGGTTTTAATAAGGTCATTGATTGTTGATTACTTTTCCATAATTATGGAAAAAAGAGCATAATAATTTTATTCAAAAGATTTATGGATAACTTGAGAATTACGATATTCAAAATGAGTCGTATTAATAATCATTTCCTTGACTGTAGAGCTAGATTCTCCATAGAGATCGAGCCAATCATAAAAAGTTAATTCTCCTCCTAAATAATCACCAGGATTTTTAGCTCCTGCCAACATAATTTCAGAAATTAAATTATAAGCATCTATCCAAGCCCTTTCGACTTCTCGATTCCAGTCGTGATCGAGATATTCAGCAAAAGTTTCGATTAAAGCTTGTCCGATATAAGGATAATGCTCTGGCAATGCTCCAATTTGATGATGATACGCCCCCAAACTTTTAAGAGCATTAGTCAATTCTTCAGGATTGTGTAAATTTTCCACAATCAAAGCCAAAGAAGCAATTAACTTTTTCTCTTGAGCAACCAAATCAGTGTTGGCAAATAATGATTTTAATTCAGGATGATAAGTAAATAGTTTTTGATAAAAGCTAGCAGAAAATTCGATAGTGTTCGGTTTAATTTTTTCAAAACTAGTCTCTAAGAGTTTAATATTTAAGGTCATATTGCTCTGAATAGCTTGACTAATGAACTAGGCATAGTAATAAGCAAGAAAGATATGAAATAGTAGCATTACT
This genomic window contains:
- a CDS encoding globin family protein, whose translation is MTLNIKLLETSFEKIKPNTIEFSASFYQKLFTYHPELKSLFANTDLVAQEKKLIASLALIVENLHNPEELTNALKSLGAYHHQIGALPEHYPYIGQALIETFAEYLDHDWNREVERAWIDAYNLISEIMLAGAKNPGDYLGGELTFYDWLDLYGESSSTVKEMIINTTHFEYRNSQVIHKSFE